In Lujinxingia sediminis, a single genomic region encodes these proteins:
- a CDS encoding ABC transporter substrate-binding protein yields the protein MPRTFKATLALIGVLIVVALLAIVSIAQSYQANKKIIEVNRSLGDLNRITERILSQLESGVAVAGNAGGGAGASNDRYAAAINDPDNLLSPATDQLIAPNAVQGGTLKRLISSDPKGFNWLTENSVDVTEIQSYVHSGFVRQDFNNPDNFVSDLAYMVKVNDENTEYTVSLREGVYWHVPKVDFSKPEFEWLREPRELTAEDAIFYFEMAMNPQVEAGFIKSYVEDIEKVEVIDRYTFKVTWKRPVYHSRTTTLMAYPLPKWLFSRDREGNELPAESIPVEFNTHWSADYPIGTGPYLFDSYTPSGQIVLTKNRDYFGAKPPIERIEFHIIKDPEQGFARLLSGQLDFLPKLPEPRYRSEIMNAGANSPFKNGKLEHEIIDAFAYYYVGWNMDKPMFADQKVRLAMTHAFNRQSIVDNVLNGLGELQSGPFYYDHPANDPTIEPIPFDLERAAALLDEAGWVDTDGDGIRQKNVDGENINFSFTLTSYNRPTVRSWVTVYREDLRKIGVEMRGDFVEWPLMQRRMDDKQFDAFTGGWGLSWFNDPFQIWHSSQADIPKGSNRVGFRNAEADEIIETLRVTFDTEERTRLLRRFHQIVHEEQPYSFFYAPKEAVAWNPRLENVVFQKIRPQTYSLPWYIDESGE from the coding sequence ATGCCGAGAACATTCAAAGCCACCCTCGCCCTGATCGGAGTCCTGATCGTGGTTGCCCTGCTGGCGATTGTCAGCATCGCGCAATCCTACCAGGCCAACAAAAAGATCATTGAAGTCAACCGCAGCCTGGGTGACCTCAATCGCATCACCGAGCGCATCCTCTCGCAGCTGGAGTCGGGTGTGGCTGTGGCCGGCAACGCCGGCGGGGGTGCCGGCGCCTCGAACGACCGTTACGCCGCCGCCATCAACGATCCCGACAACCTGCTCAGCCCGGCCACCGACCAGCTCATCGCCCCCAACGCGGTGCAGGGTGGCACGCTCAAGCGCCTGATCTCCAGCGACCCCAAAGGGTTCAACTGGCTGACCGAAAACTCAGTCGACGTGACCGAGATTCAGTCTTACGTGCACAGCGGCTTTGTGCGCCAGGACTTCAACAACCCGGACAACTTCGTCTCGGACCTGGCCTACATGGTCAAAGTCAACGACGAGAACACCGAGTACACCGTCAGCCTGCGCGAAGGTGTATACTGGCATGTGCCCAAAGTTGACTTCAGCAAGCCGGAGTTTGAGTGGCTGCGCGAGCCGCGTGAGCTCACGGCCGAAGACGCCATCTTCTACTTCGAGATGGCGATGAACCCCCAGGTGGAAGCCGGCTTTATCAAGAGCTACGTCGAAGACATCGAAAAGGTCGAAGTCATCGACCGCTACACCTTCAAGGTCACCTGGAAGCGCCCGGTTTACCACTCGCGCACCACCACGCTGATGGCCTATCCGCTGCCCAAATGGCTCTTCTCACGCGACCGCGAGGGCAACGAACTCCCCGCAGAGAGCATCCCGGTGGAGTTCAACACCCACTGGTCGGCAGACTACCCGATCGGAACCGGCCCCTACCTCTTCGACAGCTACACCCCGAGCGGTCAGATCGTGCTCACCAAGAACCGCGACTACTTCGGCGCGAAGCCTCCGATTGAGCGCATCGAATTCCACATCATCAAAGACCCTGAGCAGGGCTTCGCTCGCCTGCTCAGCGGCCAGCTCGACTTTTTGCCCAAGCTTCCCGAGCCCCGCTACCGCAGCGAGATCATGAACGCCGGCGCCAACAGCCCCTTTAAGAACGGCAAACTTGAGCACGAAATCATCGACGCCTTCGCCTACTACTACGTGGGCTGGAACATGGATAAGCCGATGTTCGCCGACCAGAAGGTGCGCCTGGCGATGACGCACGCCTTTAACCGTCAGAGCATCGTCGACAACGTGCTCAACGGCCTGGGTGAATTGCAGAGTGGTCCTTTCTACTATGACCACCCGGCCAACGACCCGACGATTGAGCCCATCCCCTTTGATCTTGAGCGCGCTGCGGCCCTTCTTGATGAAGCGGGCTGGGTGGATACCGACGGCGATGGCATCCGCCAGAAGAATGTCGATGGCGAGAACATCAACTTCAGCTTCACGCTGACCTCCTACAACCGCCCCACCGTGCGCAGCTGGGTGACCGTCTACCGTGAAGATCTTCGTAAGATCGGCGTGGAGATGCGTGGCGACTTCGTGGAGTGGCCGCTGATGCAGCGCCGCATGGACGACAAGCAGTTCGACGCCTTCACCGGCGGCTGGGGCTTGAGCTGGTTCAACGATCCCTTCCAGATCTGGCACTCCAGCCAGGCCGACATTCCCAAGGGCTCCAACCGCGTGGGCTTCCGCAATGCCGAGGCCGACGAGATCATCGAGACCCTGCGCGTGACCTTCGACACCGAAGAGCGCACCCGTCTTCTGCGTCGCTTCCACCAGATCGTGCATGAGGAGCAGCCCTACAGCTTCTTCTACGCGCCCAAGGAAGCGGTCGCCTGGAACCCGCGTCTTGAGAACGTGGTCTTCCAGAAGATTCGCCCGCAGACCTATTCGCTGCCCTGGTACATCGACGAGTCCGGCGAGTAA
- the sucC gene encoding ADP-forming succinate--CoA ligase subunit beta — MNIHEYQAKQIFREYGVTVPQGTAAFSVDEAVKAAEELGGELWVVKAQIHAGGRGKAGGVKLARSLDEVREIAAELLGSTLVTHQTGPEGQVVRRLYVESGVDIARELYLGMVVDRARDGVVLMASTEGGVDIEDVAENTPEKIHKVFIDSLTGMADFQGRQVAFALGLEGKAVFKAVKFMKALYKLFVEKDASIVEINPLVVTGSGDLIALDAKVNFDDNALYRHADVEALRDVSEEDPAELEAKKHGLSYVSLDGNIGCMVNGAGLAMGTMDIIKHYGGEPANFLDVGGGATKETVAEAFKIITQDEAVKAIFINIFGGIMKCDVIADGVVNAVQEVGLKVPLVVRLAGTNVELGKKILNESPFDIVSADSMADGARKAIELTQG, encoded by the coding sequence ATGAACATCCATGAGTATCAGGCCAAGCAGATCTTTCGCGAGTACGGGGTGACCGTCCCCCAGGGGACCGCGGCGTTTAGCGTCGACGAGGCGGTGAAGGCCGCCGAAGAGCTCGGCGGAGAGCTCTGGGTGGTCAAGGCCCAGATTCACGCCGGCGGTCGCGGCAAGGCCGGTGGCGTTAAGCTCGCCAGGAGCCTTGACGAAGTTCGCGAGATCGCTGCCGAGCTGCTCGGCTCGACGCTGGTCACCCACCAGACCGGCCCCGAAGGCCAGGTCGTGCGTCGTCTCTACGTCGAGAGCGGCGTCGACATCGCCCGCGAACTCTACCTTGGCATGGTCGTTGACCGCGCTCGCGACGGCGTGGTGCTGATGGCCTCGACCGAGGGTGGCGTCGACATCGAAGATGTCGCCGAGAATACCCCCGAGAAGATCCACAAGGTCTTCATCGACTCGCTCACCGGCATGGCCGACTTCCAGGGCCGTCAGGTCGCGTTCGCGCTGGGCCTGGAAGGCAAAGCGGTGTTCAAGGCGGTCAAGTTCATGAAGGCGCTCTACAAGCTCTTCGTCGAAAAAGACGCCTCCATCGTCGAGATCAACCCGCTTGTGGTGACCGGCTCCGGCGACCTCATCGCCCTCGATGCCAAGGTCAACTTCGATGACAACGCGCTCTACCGTCACGCGGACGTGGAAGCGCTGCGCGATGTGTCTGAGGAAGATCCCGCCGAACTCGAAGCGAAGAAGCACGGGCTGAGCTACGTGAGTCTCGACGGCAACATCGGTTGCATGGTGAACGGCGCCGGTCTGGCCATGGGCACCATGGACATCATCAAGCACTACGGCGGCGAGCCGGCCAACTTCCTGGATGTCGGGGGTGGAGCGACCAAAGAAACCGTCGCCGAAGCCTTCAAGATCATCACGCAGGATGAGGCGGTGAAGGCCATCTTCATCAACATCTTCGGCGGCATCATGAAGTGTGACGTGATCGCCGACGGCGTGGTCAACGCGGTTCAGGAAGTGGGCCTGAAGGTGCCGCTTGTGGTCCGTCTGGCGGGCACCAACGTGGAGCTCGGCAAGAAGATTCTCAACGAGAGCCCCTTCGATATCGTGAGCGCCGACAGCATGGCCGACGGCGCCCGCAAGGCCATCGAGCTGACCCAGGGCTGA
- the ndk gene encoding nucleoside-diphosphate kinase: MAIERTLSIIKPDGVEKNVIGKIIARFEEEGLTPVGIRMAHLAKHEAEGFYAVHKERPFFGELVEFMTRGPVVVMALEGEDAVAKNREIMGATNPAEAAEGTLRALYATDIGENTVHGSDSAENAAIEIKYFFSDVQLFSRG; the protein is encoded by the coding sequence ATGGCGATTGAACGCACCCTGAGCATCATCAAGCCCGACGGCGTGGAAAAGAACGTGATCGGCAAGATCATCGCGCGTTTTGAAGAAGAAGGCCTCACCCCGGTGGGCATCCGCATGGCGCACCTGGCCAAGCACGAAGCCGAAGGCTTCTATGCTGTACACAAAGAGCGTCCCTTCTTCGGTGAGCTCGTTGAGTTTATGACCCGCGGCCCGGTGGTCGTGATGGCGCTTGAAGGCGAAGATGCCGTGGCCAAGAACCGCGAGATCATGGGTGCTACCAACCCGGCGGAAGCTGCCGAAGGGACCCTGCGCGCGCTCTACGCCACCGACATCGGCGAAAACACCGTGCATGGCTCGGACTCGGCGGAGAACGCCGCGATCGAGATCAAGTACTTCTTCAGCGACGTGCAGCTTTTCTCGCGCGGCTGA
- a CDS encoding ABC transporter permease: protein MTSSQTSSSPPRPEYKTYGQIVWGQFKKYRLSYYSVYGVLALFVIAMVAPVVAMNVPFYMHIPEGVGPYAQLHGTTSFPWFAALFDQNFFDSGVDIFFNFLLFYVPVSFIAWTVMMRFKKDLAATERSKARLRFIGLVSAVGIVLFSVVYLMAFRQPYVDYASLKELEGARLIFPLIEYSYRDVDLMAVSQGPSLEHFLGTDRQGRDVFTRLIYGTRISLTIGVVAVSIYTAIGLVLGSLAGFFGGRVDNIILRMIEIMMCFPVLFLILTLAGFIEEPSIFHIMLIIGLTGWTGIARLVRGEFLRLRNQDFVQAAIALGFTRARIIFRHVLPNAVQPVFVSATFGVAGAILIEATLSFLGVGPANAPSWGQILTSGRNTQQMTLILSSGFAIFVTISLLNLIGEGLRDATDPKLRK, encoded by the coding sequence ATGACCTCTTCCCAAACCTCCTCCAGCCCTCCGCGGCCCGAGTACAAGACCTACGGGCAGATTGTCTGGGGTCAGTTCAAAAAGTACCGACTCAGCTACTACAGCGTGTACGGCGTACTGGCGCTCTTTGTGATCGCGATGGTCGCGCCGGTGGTCGCCATGAACGTGCCCTTCTACATGCACATCCCCGAGGGTGTGGGGCCGTATGCGCAGCTGCACGGCACGACGAGCTTTCCGTGGTTTGCGGCGCTCTTCGATCAGAACTTCTTCGATAGCGGCGTCGACATCTTCTTTAACTTCCTGCTCTTCTACGTCCCGGTGAGTTTCATCGCCTGGACGGTGATGATGCGCTTTAAAAAGGACCTCGCCGCCACCGAACGAAGCAAGGCTCGCCTTCGCTTCATCGGTCTGGTCTCGGCGGTGGGCATCGTGCTCTTCTCGGTCGTCTACCTGATGGCCTTCCGTCAGCCCTACGTCGACTACGCCTCCCTCAAAGAACTGGAGGGAGCGCGGCTGATCTTTCCGCTCATCGAGTACTCCTACCGCGATGTGGACCTGATGGCGGTGAGCCAGGGCCCGAGCCTGGAGCACTTCCTGGGCACCGACCGCCAGGGACGCGACGTCTTCACGCGACTGATCTACGGGACGCGTATCTCGCTTACGATCGGGGTGGTTGCGGTGAGCATTTACACCGCCATCGGCCTTGTGCTGGGAAGCCTGGCGGGCTTTTTCGGCGGTCGGGTCGACAACATCATCCTGCGCATGATCGAAATTATGATGTGCTTCCCGGTGCTCTTTCTCATCCTGACGCTGGCCGGGTTTATCGAGGAGCCCTCGATCTTCCACATCATGCTGATCATCGGCCTGACGGGCTGGACGGGCATCGCGCGCCTTGTGCGCGGGGAGTTCTTGAGGCTGCGCAACCAGGACTTTGTGCAGGCGGCCATCGCGCTGGGCTTTACCCGCGCGCGCATCATCTTCCGCCACGTTCTGCCCAACGCGGTGCAGCCGGTCTTTGTCTCGGCAACCTTCGGGGTGGCCGGAGCGATTCTCATTGAGGCCACGCTGAGCTTCCTGGGCGTGGGCCCGGCCAACGCGCCGAGCTGGGGTCAGATTCTGACCAGCGGTCGGAACACCCAGCAGATGACGCTGATTCTCAGCTCGGGCTTTGCCATCTTCGTCACCATCAGCCTGCTCAACCTCATCGGCGAGGGGCTGCGCGACGCCACCGATCCTAAACTTCGCAAGTAG
- a CDS encoding ABC transporter permease, producing MFTYILKRVLLMIPTFTIISLIIFLVLNLAPGDPAAASNPDGTETVSQDARESYRIFKEQFNLDKPILLNTRYNLSIEEVEEQLRVVADFQRPVCPEGAPADTSCTPADERPMSADIIAAQEHVENLGNYAVPLLIALAQNHERLDIRRLAVQRLAINAQRPQVDRFNPDPTPELRETNRKIASENNQLRAWTIPQDVTEEDITTILDEKWLPWFNENKDRFEYSAADKVSIFFLDTRFAKYWENLLKLDFGVSTVDRRPVFDTVMQKLPYTITLSFFSILIAYLISVPLGIWSAYNQNTKRDQVVTIALFVLYSLPSFFTAVLLIQFFAVGRPFSWFPAGGFIGDGAENMEVLEQMGSIAWHILLPLICLTYGSLAALSRYARTGLLDVIRADYIRTARAKGLAESMVVLKHAVRNGMIPILTLLGTLLPTLVSGSIVIEFIFNIPGIGLYLYESIYMYDYNAIMACLLMSTVLTLIGLLLSDISYALVDPRITFD from the coding sequence ATGTTTACCTACATCCTAAAGCGCGTCCTGTTGATGATCCCGACGTTTACGATCATCTCGCTGATCATCTTCCTGGTGCTCAACCTGGCACCCGGCGATCCTGCGGCCGCATCCAATCCCGACGGCACCGAGACCGTCTCGCAGGACGCCCGCGAGAGCTATCGCATCTTTAAAGAGCAGTTCAATCTGGACAAACCGATCCTGCTCAACACCCGCTACAACCTCTCCATCGAAGAGGTTGAAGAGCAGCTCCGGGTTGTGGCCGACTTCCAACGTCCGGTCTGTCCGGAAGGCGCGCCGGCCGACACCTCGTGTACCCCGGCCGATGAGCGCCCGATGTCGGCCGACATCATCGCCGCTCAGGAGCACGTGGAGAACCTGGGCAACTACGCCGTCCCTCTTCTCATTGCGCTGGCGCAGAACCACGAGCGCCTGGACATCCGCCGACTCGCCGTGCAGCGCCTGGCGATTAACGCTCAGCGCCCCCAGGTGGACCGTTTCAACCCGGATCCCACGCCTGAACTTCGCGAGACGAACCGAAAGATCGCCTCGGAGAACAACCAGCTTCGCGCCTGGACCATCCCTCAGGATGTGACCGAGGAGGATATCACCACCATCCTCGACGAGAAGTGGCTCCCCTGGTTCAACGAGAACAAGGATCGTTTCGAGTACTCCGCGGCTGATAAAGTGAGCATCTTCTTTCTGGATACCCGCTTTGCCAAGTACTGGGAGAACCTGCTTAAGCTGGACTTCGGGGTGAGCACCGTCGACCGCCGTCCGGTCTTCGACACGGTCATGCAGAAGCTCCCCTACACGATCACGCTGAGCTTCTTCTCGATCCTCATCGCGTACCTCATCAGCGTACCGCTGGGCATCTGGAGCGCGTACAATCAGAACACCAAGCGCGACCAGGTCGTGACCATCGCGCTCTTTGTGCTCTACAGCCTTCCGAGCTTCTTCACCGCGGTTCTGCTCATTCAGTTCTTCGCGGTGGGTCGCCCCTTCTCCTGGTTTCCGGCCGGCGGGTTCATCGGCGACGGCGCCGAGAATATGGAAGTGCTTGAGCAGATGGGCTCGATCGCCTGGCATATCCTCTTGCCGCTGATCTGCCTGACCTACGGCTCGCTCGCCGCTCTGAGCCGCTATGCGCGTACGGGTCTTCTGGACGTGATCCGCGCCGACTACATCCGCACCGCGCGTGCCAAGGGCCTGGCCGAGTCGATGGTCGTGCTCAAGCACGCGGTGCGAAACGGCATGATCCCGATCCTCACCCTGCTGGGCACCCTTCTTCCCACGCTGGTCAGTGGCTCGATCGTCATCGAGTTCATCTTCAACATCCCCGGCATCGGGCTCTACCTCTATGAGAGCATCTACATGTACGACTACAACGCGATCATGGCCTGTCTGCTGATGTCGACGGTGCTCACGCTGATCGGGTTGCTGCTCTCCGACATCAGCTACGCGCTGGTCGACCCGCGCATCACCTTCGATTGA
- the sucD gene encoding succinate--CoA ligase subunit alpha: MSVMVDESTRLIVQGITGSVGSFHTEQMIEYGTNVVGGVTPGKSGQKVHGAPVFDTVAEAVAETQCNASVIYVPPPFAADAIMEAADAGVELIVAITEGVPVQDMITVVRYLKDKNVRLLGPNCPGVISPGKCKIGIMPGHIHLPGKVGVVSRSGTLTYEAVGQLTALGIGQSTCIGIGGDPINGMNFIDALELFEADPDTEAVVMIGEIGGTAEEEAAEWVQKNMSKPVAGFIAGASAPPGKRMGHAGAIISGGKGTAEEKFKAMEAAGIAVSRSPAEIGETLKKAMG, encoded by the coding sequence ATGAGTGTAATGGTAGACGAGTCCACCCGGCTGATCGTGCAAGGGATCACCGGTTCGGTCGGTAGCTTTCATACCGAGCAGATGATCGAGTACGGCACCAACGTCGTCGGTGGTGTGACCCCCGGCAAAAGCGGCCAGAAAGTTCACGGCGCGCCGGTCTTCGATACGGTGGCTGAAGCTGTCGCGGAGACGCAGTGCAACGCCAGCGTCATTTACGTGCCGCCGCCCTTTGCGGCCGATGCCATCATGGAAGCGGCGGATGCCGGTGTGGAGCTCATTGTCGCCATCACCGAAGGCGTGCCCGTTCAGGACATGATCACGGTGGTGCGCTACCTCAAAGACAAGAACGTGCGCCTTCTCGGCCCGAACTGCCCCGGGGTGATCAGCCCGGGTAAGTGCAAGATCGGCATCATGCCCGGTCATATTCACCTCCCGGGTAAGGTCGGCGTTGTGAGCCGCTCCGGTACGCTGACCTACGAGGCGGTTGGTCAACTCACCGCGCTGGGCATCGGGCAGAGCACCTGCATCGGTATCGGCGGCGACCCGATCAACGGCATGAACTTCATCGATGCGCTTGAGCTCTTTGAGGCCGACCCGGACACCGAAGCCGTCGTCATGATTGGCGAGATCGGTGGTACGGCTGAAGAAGAGGCCGCCGAGTGGGTTCAGAAGAACATGAGCAAGCCTGTGGCGGGCTTTATCGCCGGTGCCTCGGCCCCTCCCGGAAAGCGCATGGGCCACGCCGGTGCGATCATCTCCGGAGGCAAAGGCACGGCCGAAGAGAAGTTCAAGGCCATGGAGGCCGCAGGTATTGCCGTCTCGCGCTCGCCGGCCGAGATCGGTGAGACCCTCAAAAAAGCGATGGGCTAA
- a CDS encoding ABC transporter ATP-binding protein, translated as MANDSNKTDASDDVILKVDGLKTYFFTDDGVLPSVDGVSFEIKRGRTLGLVGESGSGKSVTSLSVLRLIPQPPGKIVDGQILFGGKDLTKLTEAQMRKVRGNDISMIFQEPMTSLNPVYTVGNQIIEAILLHQDMEYAEAREYAIDMLAKVGIPAPEQRIDEYPHQMSGGMKQRVMIAMALSSKPKLLIADEPTTALDVTIQAQILELLKSLQGEAGMSILFITHDLGVVAETCDDVAVMYAGRIVEYGDVYTVFEKPAHPYTIGLFNSLPTIDTSGARGREDRLYVIPGMVPRPQDFPSGCRFRTRCQFATEKCSELPPTVELEPGHTAACWYAEKVRAGTQPTTDGSVAADGSVAPNDDAAEVAR; from the coding sequence ATGGCCAACGATAGCAACAAGACTGACGCGTCGGACGACGTGATCCTGAAGGTCGACGGGCTCAAGACCTACTTCTTTACCGACGACGGGGTGCTGCCCTCGGTCGACGGGGTGAGCTTCGAGATCAAGCGCGGGCGCACGCTCGGGCTGGTCGGCGAGTCGGGATCAGGTAAATCGGTGACCTCGTTGAGCGTGCTGCGCCTGATCCCGCAGCCGCCCGGAAAGATCGTTGACGGTCAGATTCTCTTCGGAGGAAAGGACCTGACCAAGCTCACCGAAGCGCAAATGCGCAAGGTGCGTGGCAACGACATCTCGATGATCTTCCAGGAGCCGATGACCAGCCTTAATCCGGTCTACACGGTCGGAAACCAGATCATCGAGGCGATCCTCCTCCACCAGGACATGGAGTACGCCGAGGCGCGTGAGTACGCCATCGATATGCTGGCCAAGGTGGGTATTCCGGCCCCGGAGCAGCGCATCGACGAGTACCCCCACCAGATGAGCGGGGGCATGAAGCAGCGTGTGATGATCGCGATGGCGCTCTCCAGTAAGCCGAAGCTTCTGATTGCCGACGAGCCTACCACCGCGCTCGATGTGACGATTCAGGCGCAGATCCTGGAGCTTCTGAAGTCGCTTCAGGGCGAAGCGGGCATGTCGATTCTCTTTATCACCCACGACTTAGGTGTAGTGGCTGAGACCTGCGATGATGTGGCGGTGATGTATGCCGGGCGCATCGTGGAGTACGGCGACGTCTACACCGTCTTTGAGAAGCCGGCCCACCCCTACACCATTGGACTCTTCAACAGCCTGCCGACCATCGACACCTCCGGGGCGCGCGGGCGCGAAGATCGCCTCTATGTGATTCCCGGGATGGTGCCGCGCCCGCAGGACTTCCCCTCGGGATGTCGTTTCCGCACGCGCTGTCAGTTCGCCACCGAGAAGTGCTCCGAGCTTCCGCCGACGGTCGAGCTTGAGCCCGGCCACACCGCGGCGTGCTGGTACGCCGAGAAGGTACGCGCGGGCACCCAGCCCACCACCGACGGAAGCGTCGCGGCCGATGGCTC
- the aspS gene encoding aspartate--tRNA ligase, with protein sequence MSTFLDQHKRTHMCGELSESQIGQTVTLVGWVASHRDLGGMVFVDLRDRTGICQLRFDPDLDEATLSRAGQLRSEWCVAIIGEVVSRGENVNEDRSTGAVEVVVRTLEVFSEAKTPPFAIRDDCDANENLRLEYRYLDLRRPLLQRSLLTRSKVYSLTRNYLTSQGFGEFETPVLTRSTPEGARDYLVPSRVHPGKFFALPQSPQIFKQLLMVSGFDRYFQIVKCFRDEDLRADRQPEFTQIDMELSFVTAEDVMKVCEGLIKSIFEGTLDIAITLPFERMAYAEAMRRFGVDNPDLRFGMEICDVSELVATSGFKVFSATVEAGNTVRGLCIKGGAETLSRKDINGLEDIVKVYGAKGLAWAKVGEGEWSGSIAKFFDDDARAAIEQKMGAEAGDLVVFVADRESVVNPALGNLRKQLGKDLGLADPDAFRFVWITEFPMFEADEEEGRLYAMHHPFTSPLPEDFDKLKTDPLSVRAQAYDLVLNGNEIGGGSIRIHRQDVQNNVFELLGLSQEEANEKFGFLLKALTYGTPPHGGIAFGVDRLVMLLTGAASLRDVIAFPKTTRAADLMSEAPSAVDTAQLDELSLSVRAREAAIEHETE encoded by the coding sequence GTGAGTACCTTCCTCGATCAGCACAAGCGCACCCATATGTGTGGCGAGCTCAGCGAGAGCCAGATCGGTCAGACCGTCACCCTGGTCGGCTGGGTCGCCAGCCACCGTGACCTCGGCGGCATGGTCTTTGTCGATCTCCGCGACCGCACCGGCATCTGCCAGTTGCGCTTTGATCCGGATCTGGATGAGGCGACGCTCTCCCGCGCCGGTCAGCTCCGCTCGGAATGGTGCGTGGCGATCATCGGAGAGGTGGTCAGCCGTGGCGAGAACGTCAACGAAGATCGCTCCACCGGCGCTGTCGAAGTCGTCGTCCGGACGCTTGAGGTCTTCTCCGAGGCCAAGACTCCCCCCTTTGCTATCCGCGACGATTGCGACGCCAACGAGAACCTGCGTCTGGAATACCGCTACCTGGACCTCCGTCGCCCCTTGTTGCAGCGCTCGCTGCTCACACGAAGCAAGGTCTACTCGCTCACCCGAAACTACCTCACCTCGCAGGGATTCGGAGAGTTCGAGACCCCCGTGCTCACCCGCTCCACCCCGGAAGGTGCCCGCGACTATCTCGTGCCCAGCCGCGTGCACCCGGGCAAGTTCTTCGCACTGCCGCAATCGCCGCAGATCTTTAAGCAGCTTTTGATGGTCTCCGGCTTCGACCGCTACTTCCAGATCGTCAAATGCTTCCGCGACGAAGATCTGCGTGCTGACCGCCAGCCGGAGTTCACCCAGATCGATATGGAGCTCTCCTTTGTGACCGCCGAAGACGTGATGAAGGTCTGCGAGGGCCTCATCAAGTCGATCTTCGAGGGCACGCTGGACATCGCGATCACCCTGCCCTTTGAGCGCATGGCCTACGCCGAGGCGATGCGCCGCTTTGGCGTGGACAACCCCGATCTTCGCTTTGGCATGGAGATCTGCGACGTCAGCGAGCTTGTGGCGACGAGCGGCTTCAAGGTCTTCAGCGCGACCGTGGAAGCCGGCAACACCGTGCGCGGCCTCTGCATCAAAGGCGGCGCCGAGACGCTCAGCCGCAAAGACATCAACGGGCTCGAAGACATCGTCAAAGTCTACGGCGCTAAAGGCCTGGCCTGGGCCAAGGTGGGTGAAGGAGAGTGGAGCGGCTCGATCGCCAAGTTCTTCGACGACGACGCCCGCGCGGCCATCGAGCAGAAGATGGGCGCCGAGGCCGGCGATCTCGTCGTGTTTGTTGCCGACCGCGAGTCGGTGGTCAACCCGGCGCTGGGCAACCTGCGTAAGCAGCTCGGAAAAGACCTGGGCCTGGCCGATCCCGACGCCTTCCGCTTTGTTTGGATCACCGAGTTCCCGATGTTCGAGGCCGACGAAGAAGAGGGCCGCCTTTACGCGATGCACCACCCCTTCACCAGTCCGCTTCCCGAGGACTTCGACAAGCTCAAGACGGACCCGCTCTCGGTGCGTGCCCAGGCCTACGACCTCGTACTCAACGGCAACGAGATCGGCGGTGGCTCCATTCGTATCCACCGCCAGGATGTGCAGAACAACGTCTTTGAGCTCCTCGGACTTTCGCAGGAAGAGGCCAACGAGAAGTTCGGATTCCTGCTCAAGGCGCTGACCTACGGCACCCCGCCCCACGGCGGCATCGCCTTCGGCGTGGACCGCCTGGTGATGCTGCTCACCGGCGCGGCCAGTCTGCGCGACGTCATTGCCTTCCCGAAGACCACTCGGGCGGCCGACCTGATGTCGGAGGCGCCCAGCGCCGTCGACACGGCCCAGCTCGATGAACTCAGCCTGAGCGTGCGCGCCCGCGAAGCGGCGATCGAACACGAAACCGAATAA